The following coding sequences are from one Alosa alosa isolate M-15738 ecotype Scorff River chromosome 3, AALO_Geno_1.1, whole genome shotgun sequence window:
- the LOC125292244 gene encoding granzyme B(G,H)-like, whose protein sequence is MLVFLLLSHLSLSGALQSGIFGGREAKPHSRPYMASLQTRGHHVCGGVLIREDYVLTAAHCYNRRPLTVVLGAHNISKQEKSQQHINIDNSDYIPHPDYPKEKLSNDNPRTRHHDIMLLKLQTKAKLKKKKVQVLELPKVGEKIIIPAGVQCEVAGWGRRCFGKQAESVLYEAKVTLKLPKECKDIWQQYYDQAQMTCSVPDGKEGFCQGDSGGPLICAKGKAKILYGVTAYTGAPCDTPEYPEVYTRVPHFLPWIEKVLSVKNTL, encoded by the exons ATGTTGGTGTTTCTGCTTCTCTCTCATCTATCCCTCTCAG GTGCCTTGCAGAGTGGCATCTTTGGTGGTCGTGAGGCCAAGCCCCACTCCAGACCCTACATGGCCTCACTGCAGACACGAGGACAccatgtgtgtggaggggtgctGATCAGAGAGGACTACGTACTGACTGCTGCACACTGTTATAATCGCAG GCCATTAACAGTTGTGCTGGGAGCCCATAACATCAGTAAGCAGGAGAAGAGCCAACAGCATATCAACATTGACAACAGTGACTACATCCCACACCCAGATTACCCCAAGGAAAAGCTTAGTAATGACAACCCCAGGACTCGACATCATGACATCATGCTGTTGAAG CTGCAGACCAAGGCTaagctgaagaaaaaaaaagttcaggTGCTGGAGCTCCCTAAGGTGGGTGAGAAGATCATCATCCCGGCAGGCGTGCAGTGTGAGGTGGCAGGATGGGGGAGAAGATGCTTTGGGAAGCAAGCAGAGAGTGTCCTGTATGAAGCTAAAGTCACACTGAAGCTACCAAAAGAATGCAAAGACATATGGCAACAGTATTATGACCAGGCCCAGATGACCTGCAGTGTCCCTGACGGCAAAGAGGGATTCTGCCAG GGTGATTCCGGAGGTCCTCTTATCTGTGCAAAGGGCAAGGCCAAGATCCTGTATGGAGTCACAGCCTACACAGGTGCACCATGTGACACCCCAGAATACCCAGAAGTCTACACGAGAGTGCCCCACTTCCTGCCCTGGATTGAAAAAGTTCTTAGTGTAAAGAACACTCTGTAG